A single window of Achromobacter xylosoxidans DNA harbors:
- a CDS encoding CoA pyrophosphatase produces MSDSSSSARPRRPLARPGFDPASQPWVVANDSLPAVPAGLLTPDLLRGTLSQPSTWTLELSRDNDLRYPGREGAPVPAAVLIPLVTRDDGVHIMLTQRAAHLHDHAGQISFPGGRIETSDATPVAAALREAQEETGLPANHVEVLGSMPPYLTATGFSIIPVVSLVTPGFQLAPDAFEVAEVFEVPLSFLMDPANHRLYEARLEDGRVRHYYGMPYGRHFIWGATAGMLRNLYHLLRNGFEPR; encoded by the coding sequence ATGTCTGATTCCTCGTCTTCTGCGCGGCCGCGCCGGCCGCTGGCGCGTCCCGGGTTCGACCCGGCGTCGCAACCCTGGGTGGTCGCCAACGATTCCCTGCCGGCGGTGCCGGCCGGCCTGCTGACGCCCGACCTGCTGCGCGGCACGCTCAGCCAGCCGTCCACCTGGACGCTCGAGCTGTCGCGCGACAATGACCTGCGCTATCCCGGCCGCGAAGGCGCCCCGGTGCCCGCGGCCGTGCTGATTCCGCTGGTGACGCGCGACGATGGCGTGCACATCATGCTGACCCAGCGCGCCGCGCACCTGCACGACCATGCCGGCCAGATCAGTTTTCCGGGCGGCCGTATCGAGACCAGCGATGCGACGCCGGTCGCCGCGGCGCTGCGCGAGGCGCAGGAGGAAACCGGACTGCCGGCCAACCACGTCGAGGTGCTGGGCAGCATGCCCCCGTACCTGACCGCCACTGGATTCTCCATCATCCCGGTCGTGTCTTTGGTTACGCCCGGCTTCCAGCTGGCGCCGGACGCGTTCGAAGTCGCCGAGGTGTTCGAAGTGCCGCTGTCGTTCCTGATGGATCCGGCCAATCACCGTTTGTACGAGGCGCGGCTGGAGGACGGCCGGGTGCGTCACTATTACGGCATGCCGTATGGCCGGCACTTCATCTGGGGCGCCACGGCCGGCATGCTGCGCAACCTTTATCACCTGTTGCGCAACGGCTTCGAGCCGCGTTGA
- the rplS gene encoding 50S ribosomal protein L19 has product MNLIAILEQEEIARLTGGQAKPEFAPGDTVIVSVNVVEGTRKRVQAFEGVVIAKRNRGLNSAFTVRKISSGEAVERTFQLYSPQIAGIEVKRRGDVRRAKLYYLRNRSGKSARIKEKLVSKQASAA; this is encoded by the coding sequence ATGAACCTTATCGCTATCCTGGAACAGGAAGAGATTGCCCGCCTGACCGGCGGTCAAGCCAAGCCTGAATTTGCTCCTGGTGACACCGTCATCGTGAGCGTGAACGTCGTTGAAGGCACCCGCAAGCGCGTGCAGGCCTTCGAAGGCGTCGTGATCGCCAAGCGCAACCGCGGCCTGAACTCCGCGTTCACCGTGCGCAAGATTTCGTCGGGTGAAGCCGTGGAACGTACGTTCCAGCTGTACTCGCCGCAAATCGCCGGCATCGAAGTCAAGCGTCGCGGCGACGTGCGCCGCGCCAAGCTGTACTACCTGCGCAACCGCTCGGGCAAGTCGGCGCGTATCAAGGAAAAGCTGGTCAGCAAGCAAGCCTCGGCGGCTTGA
- a CDS encoding DMT family transporter yields MSYSSLLLVVLAAMAHATWNLLAKRAAMVGAPFVFAYGLCASVLYAPWVVWVLLHDGMTWTWPVVGAILTSSLLHLGYSLCLQRGYQVADLSVVYPIARGTGPLLSTTGAFLLLREPATGTGIAGMLCVVIGVLLIATQGRLSIFRNPQAWVGVRWGMVIGLFIAAYTVVDAYGVKVLLISPVLFDWFTCVTRTAMMTPHMLNRRAQAWESMRGHWHLALAVGLLSPLGYILVLYALRNGAPLSLVAPAREMSMMLGTLAGMFLLREKVGPGRLAGCLSILAGVILLGST; encoded by the coding sequence ATGTCGTACTCGTCCCTGTTATTGGTCGTCCTGGCGGCGATGGCCCACGCAACGTGGAATCTGCTCGCCAAGCGCGCGGCCATGGTGGGCGCTCCATTCGTCTTCGCCTACGGGCTGTGCGCATCGGTGCTGTATGCGCCATGGGTGGTATGGGTGCTGTTGCATGACGGCATGACGTGGACCTGGCCGGTCGTCGGCGCGATCCTGACCTCCAGCCTGTTGCATCTGGGCTACAGCCTGTGCCTGCAGCGCGGTTATCAGGTGGCGGATCTATCGGTGGTCTATCCCATTGCGCGCGGCACCGGCCCCCTGCTTTCGACCACCGGCGCCTTCCTGCTCCTGCGCGAGCCCGCCACCGGCACCGGCATTGCCGGCATGCTGTGCGTGGTGATCGGGGTGTTGCTGATCGCCACCCAGGGACGGCTGTCGATCTTCCGCAACCCACAGGCCTGGGTCGGCGTGCGCTGGGGCATGGTGATCGGCCTGTTCATCGCCGCCTATACCGTGGTGGATGCCTATGGCGTGAAGGTGCTGCTGATCAGCCCGGTGCTGTTCGACTGGTTCACCTGTGTCACCCGCACCGCCATGATGACGCCGCACATGCTGAACCGCCGCGCCCAGGCCTGGGAATCGATGCGCGGCCATTGGCACCTGGCCCTGGCGGTGGGCTTGCTGTCGCCGCTGGGGTACATCCTGGTGCTCTACGCGCTGCGCAACGGCGCACCGCTGAGCCTGGTGGCGCCCGCCCGCGAAATGTCGATGATGCTGGGCACCCTGGCCGGAATGTTCCTGCTGCGGGAAAAGGTCGGCCCCGGCAGGCTTGCAGGCTGTCTGTCGATCCTGGCGGGCGTGATACTGCTTGGCTCGACCTGA